The following DNA comes from Anaerostipes rhamnosivorans.
CCTATGGGAGATGGGCATAGGGGGTAGGGGGTGAAGGAATGGTACAAAAGTAATTTATTTAAAATTTAATTGAGAAAGGAGGACGGAGTTGCGGCCGCATAGCTAGAGAAAAAATATGGAATAGAAAGAAAGGGGAAAAAGTGAGAGTTTGTTTAAAAAATAAAGAAAGTAAAGATGAAACAGGGACATGGTTTGTGATGCCTACGAATGTCACAGCAGTTGAATATATTTTAGGGAAAGGAAGTTATGTAGTCGTAGATACAGAACTTCCTTTTTTCTTGGAAAAAGGGGAATATGATTTAGAGGAATTAAATCGTGCATGTGAACAAATAGAATCAATATCGGATTTTATTCCGATAGAAGATATTGAAGAAATAAGGAAAAAGTGGTTCAGTAATATTTTTGAGTTGCTGAATCATGTTGATGAATTAGAATATTATCGATGTTGTAGGTCGATGTGGGATGTGGCAGAAAGGATGCTGGAAACTGAATTATCGGAAGCCCGGAGGAAGGACATTGACTTGGATGCTTATGCAACTGATCTGGAAGCAGAAAGAGATTTTCTGATTACAGAAACAAGTGTCATTGAAAGGAGAAAATAGTTGAAAAAAGTAAAAAGTTTTACGAATATATGGAGTGTAGAAAAAGTTTTATATTCTATTAATGATTTTAAGCTTCCTTTTCCTGTTACATTTAGTCAAATGGCGTGGTTTGTGGCAATGTTTCTTTTCATTATTATGTTAGCGGATGTGCCGCCATTCTCCATGATTCAAAATGTTTTGATTAAGTATATCTGTCTTCCTGTTGGGATAACGTGGTTCATGAGTCAAAAGGCTTTTGATGGGAAAAAACCATATCGTTTTATAAAATCGGTTTTTTCTTATTATCTACAGCCTAAAGTTACCTATGCGGGGAAAGCGGTCAAATTAAAAAAAGAAACTATGAATGAATCAATTACATATGTAAGGAGTGATTTATATGTTCCCGATTAAATATATTGAAAACAATCTGATATGGAATCAAAGCGGTGAAGTCTATGCCTATTATGAAATGATTCCATATAATTATTCTTTTCTTTCCTCGGAAGAAAAAGAACAGGTTCATAACAGGTTTCGTCAGTTGATTGCTCAGCAACGATCAGGAAATATTCATGCGTTGCAGATCGCTACGGAATCAAGTATCCGGGCAACGCAGGAAAAATCAAAGGAATTAGTTACATCCGCATTATCGGATGTGGCAATGGAAAGAATTGATGCTCAGACGGATGCGCTTGTTGAAATGATTGGTGATAGCCAAGTGGCGTATCGCTATTTTTTTGGGTTTAAGTTGGTTTTAGATGATCAGGAAATGAATTTGCAAAATTTCAAGGAGACTTTTAAGGAGACTATCCGAGATTTTATAGGCGAAGTAAATAGGAAAGTTATGGGTGATTTTCTGAGTATGAGCGACAAAGAAATTCGCCGATATTCAAAAGCTGAAAAACTTTTGGAAAATAAGATTGGAAGGAGATTTCAGTTCCGAAAAGTTACCAAAAATGATATTGGATATATTTTAGATCATCTTTATGGTCAGGTGTCGGTGCCATATGAAGAGTATGAATATTCTCTTCCGAAAGAAAAACTAAAAGGGGAAACGCTTGTAAAGAGGTATGATCTTCTACGTCCATCCCGATGTCTTATAGAAGAAAAACAACGGTCTATGAAGATTGTGGGAGAGAAACAGGAAACTTATGTTTCTTGCTTTACAATTTCTAATATTGTTGGAGAGTTAGAATTTCCGGGATCGGAAATTTTTTATTATCAGCAACAGCAATTCAATTTTCCGGTTGATACTTCTATGAATATAGAAGTGATAGAAAATCGAAAAGCACTTACAAAAGTGAGAAATAAAAAGAAAGAGCTTAAGGATCTGGATGATCATGCCTATCAAAATGATAGTGAATCATCTGAGACAGTAGTAGAAGCTTTGGAGGATGTTACCGAACTGGAAACGGATTTGAATCAGACAAAAGATTCTATGTACAAGATTAGCTACGTGATCCGTGTTTGTGCAGACAGCGAAGACGAACTCAAAATGAGATGTGATGAAATTAGGGATTTTTACGATGATCTGGAAATCAAACTTGTTCGTCCGTTTGGCGATATGCGAGGCTTGTTTGAAGAATTTATTCCAGCAAGCAAACGTTTTGAGGACGACTATATTCAGTATGTCACTTCTGATTTTATCGCAAGTCTTGGGTTTGGTGCAACGCAACAGCTTGGAGAAGATCATGGAATCTACATTGGGTACAATGTGGATACCGGAAAAAATGTCTATATTCAGCCAGCTCTTGCGGCACAGGGAGTAAAAGGTTCGGTAACGAATGCATTGGCTATGGCGTTTTTAGGTTCTTTAGGGGGTGGTAAATCGCTCTCTGCTAATATGATTATGTACTACGCCGCATTGTTTGGTGCTAAGGTTCTTATTCTGGATCCAAAATCCGAGCGTGGAGGATGGATAGAAAATCTTCCGGAAATCAGGGATCAGCTAAATATTGTAAATTTAACATCAGAGCAAAAAAATCGCGGACTGTTAGATCCTTATATTATTTATGAGGATCGAGAGGAAGCAAAGAATCTTGTGGTGGATATTCTCACTTATTTAACAGGAATTTCCAACAAAGATCCTGAGAAATTTCCGATTTTGATGTCCGCTATCCGGGAAGTCACGGACAGTGAAAGACCAGGGCTTTTAAGCGTCATTGACGTATTAAAAAAACAAGGGACAAGAGAAGCGTCCTTGATTGCAACGCATATAGAAAGCTTTGCGGACTGTGCTTTAGGAATCCTTTTGTTTTCATCTGGAAAGGTAGAAGGGTCTATCAGTCTTGATAAACAGCTAAATGTTTTGCAGGTTGCTGATCTGATACTCCCGGAACCGGATAAAGAAGCAGATAGTTATACAATCACGGAGGTCCTCAGTATTGCAATGATGATCGTCATTGCATCGTTTGCGTTAAACTTCATTCAAGAAGACCGCTCTGTCTTTAAGGCGGTGGGTTTAGATGAAGCGTGGAGTTTCTTGCAGGTAACACAGGGAAAAGCACTTAGTAATAAACTCGTCCGTGCAGGACGTGCGATGAACGCAGGTGTTTATTTCATCACTCAGAATGTGGATGACCTTTTGGATGAAAAAATGAAAAATAACATTGGAATCAAGTTTGCGTTCAGAAGCACAGACTTGACAGAGATCAAAAAAACATTGGAATTTTTTGGACTTGATCCAGAAGATAAAGGAAATCAGGAACGACTTCGGAACTTGGAGAATGGTCAGGCATTAATGCAGGATTTATATGGACATATTGGAGTCATTCAATTTCATCCGGTCTTTGCAGATTTGTTCCATGCGTTTGATACTCGTCCGCCAGTGGAAAAGGGGGCATGATAAGTGAAGAAAAAGAAGGTATTGAAAATCCTTGGAATTATCATTGCTGTTGCAATTGGTATTGTGATTGCTTTGGCATGTTTGGGCAATGTTGCCCAGGCGGCTGGACTGGTTGATTCTACGATTGATAAAAACCATGCGTATTCTCGTTATGGACTTGATAATTACCAGCTTGATTTCTATGTAGATACGGGATGGGATTGGCTTCCTTGGAACTGGGGAGACGGGATTGGAAAAAGTGTCATGTACGGCGTGTACATGATTACAAACTTTATTTGGCGTTTGAGTTTATATATCTCGAATGCTACGGGATACCTCGTTTCCGAAGCGTTTAAATTAGATTTTATTACCAAAATGGCTGAGACGGTTGGAAAAAATATTCAGACACTTGCGGGGGTTACAAAGAAAGGAATTTCTACCGATGGTTTTTATGCTGGATTTTTATTGTTCTTTATTGTGATTGTGGGTGCTTATGTGATTTATACAGGGCTTTTAAAGAGAGAAACAACAAAGGCGGTTCATGCAGTGGTCAATTTTGTTGTTGTGTTTTTAGTGTCTGCGTCATTTATTGCTTATGCCCCTGATCTTATCAAAAAGGTGAATGGTTTTTCTACGGACATAAGCAGTGCGGCATTAAGTTTAGGAACGAAAATCACAATACCGGATAGTTCTGTAAAAGGAACGGACAGTGTGGATCTTATCCGGGATAACTTATTTTCGATCCAAGTCCGACAGCCGTGGCTGATCCTTCAGTATGGTTCCACGGATGTAAAAAAGTTAGGAAAAGACCGGGTGAAAGAACTGGAATCAACCAGTCCAAACAAAAATGACGGAGAAGACCGGGAGAAGGTTGTAAAAAAAGAGATTGAGGAAAAGAAAAATAATAATTTAACAACAACGCAAGTAGGGAATCGGCTGGGAACTGTGGTATTTTTGTTTTTGTTTAATATCGGAGTTTCTTTTTTTGTAGCTTTATTTGCCGGAATGATGATTCTTTCTCAAGTTTTGTTCATCATTTTTGCAATGTTTTTACCGATCAGTGCTCTTTTGTCTATGATCCCTGGATATGAGGGAACTGTCCGAAGAGGTGTTGAAAAGTTGTTTAATACGATTATGAGCCGGGCCGGGATCACGTTAATCATTACGGTTGCATTTAGTATTTCCACGATGTTTTATTCGGTATCGAAAAGCTATCCATTTTTTATGACAGCATTTTTACAGGTTCTTACCTATGCAGGTATCTATACGAAACTACCTGATATTCTGGGCATGTTTAAGCTGGAAAACGATGGACAACAGACAGGAGGAAGAATTTTCAGGAAGCCACAAATGTTTTTGCGGCGGCAGACACGACGTATGGAACGCAGGCTTAGAAATGTTGTTACCGCAGGTGCGGCTGGAGCCGTAGGAGGTGCTGTTGGAGCCAGCCTGAGCAGACAGGAAACAGGAGGAAAACGAGATAATGTAGGGGCACGGACTGGACAAAAAATAGGTGCTGTCTTAGATACGCCGCAAAAAGTTGTTGATAAAGCAAAAATGGCAGGAGAGAAGATCAAAAGTGTTCCTACACAAGCCAAATATGCGGTTTATAGCAATGTAGAGAACTTGAAAGAAGGTATAAAAGAAGAGCCGAAAGAACGTAAAGAAAAAAGGGAAGAAAAACTTCAAAACCATCGTAAAACGGTTGGAGAAAAGCGCCGGGAAATGGAACAGAAGAAACAAAACCGGAAAGAAGAGCCACAGAGAGAACAAGTCCATAAACGCCCGGTAACGTCTTCGGAGCAGATGCAAAGTAAGAATCGGAATCGGGGAAATGTCCCTGTAGGAGAAAAAAACTCTTCTCAGGATTCTGTAATGAAAAATGAACAGAGAAGACAAAATGTTTCAAACGATACTTCTACGGGCAGAGGAACTTCTTTTGTAGAAAAAGAAAGAAGTAGAGAACGTGCTTCTGGTAACTTTGCATCAAAAGAATTGAATAAGGAACGTTCTTCTATTAATACGGGGCATCAGGATAAAACAAGTCAGCCGATGCCAAGAAGACAGAATAGAGGGAGGAATAAGCAATGAAAAAACTTGGAAAAGTTGCTGGTGCTACTCTTCCTTTTTTTGCGCTTGTTTTATTCATGTGTGTGCTGGTTGCAGATGATGATGATGATTCTGGTTCTTCCAGTAACTTTGGGGCAATCGGGATTTCACAGGAAGTTGAAGCCCGCCGTCCTATGGTCCAAAAATATTGTGACAAGTATAAAATATCTGAATATTGCGATCTTGCACTTGCACTTATGATGGCAGAGAGTGGAGGAAGAGAACCAGACCCGATGCAGGCCGCAGAAGGAGCCTATGGTCTGTATTGTTTGGTAACAAAAAATAAAAGCGGCGGCCATGTTCAAGGGCCAAACGGAATTCCGACAGGCCATGCGGAGTGTTCGATTAACGCCGGGGTACAGGAATTAAGGGATGCCCTAAAAAAAGCGGATGTGGATTCTCCTACGGATATCGATCATATCAAAGTAGCGATTCAGGGATACAATTACGGTATGGATCGCTGGATTGCATGGATTAAGAAGCATGGTGGGATTTACACTCTTGCACTTTCAGAACAGTATAGCCGGGAGTGTATGCCCGCCGGGGCGAAAGGAACCCCGAACCATGCGGAAAAAGTCATGCGGTATTATTCCACCAGCACTGGAGATTCTTCCGCAGAGGTTGGGACGCTGGAAGGGAACTGTGGTCTTAAGGTTGTGTACTATAATCAAGGAGATGCCGCATGGTGGAAACTTCCATATGGTACTGGAACAATTAAAAGTGGCGGCTGTGGGCCAACGTCAATGGCAATCTGTATTTCCACGCTAACCGGAAAAAAAGTAAATCCACGGCAGACATGTGCTTGGTCGGAGAAACATGGATACTGTCAGGGAAACGCAACGATGCATGCTATAGTTCCGGCACTTTCAAAGGAATATCACCTAAAGTGTAAGGCAGTGAAAAAAAATAAAAAGCAGGTGATCAATGCTTTAAAAACGGGGAAATTAGTTGTGGCTCTTATGGGGCCAGGACATTTCACAAATAATGGGCACTTTATTGTGTTAACGGGAATAAAAGATGGAAAAATCACAGTAGCAGATTGTGGATCAAGAAAAAGAACGCAACAGACATGGAGCCTTGATCTTATCGCCAGTGAAGCCAAATCTGATGCCAGTGCCGGTGGGCCATTTTGGATAATTTCAAAATAAAAGAAAGGAAATGTGTAAATGAAAAAAATAGGAATAGGGATTGTGGTTTTGGTGGTATGTGTGTTTGTTGCCTGTACGATATGGAAACCAAGAGAAGAAAAAAAGACAAAGGCAACGACTGAAATAGCAACAGAGGATGAAACTATGACGGAAGCACCTGTAGAGACAACTACAGAGGAAGAATATACCGAAGCACCGCATGACACTTCGGATTGGGAGGTACATAAACCAGCAGATACCAGCCCCGATACCGGAGCACCGATTGAATAGGAAAGGAGCTTATATGAAAGGCATAAAAAAGCAAAAAAAAGAAAAAAAGCAGAAACCGGAAAAAGTCCGGGTAATGAAAGTTGGGGTCCACAGAAAATCAGTAATTTTTCTGTGGATTCTTTTGATTTGTAGTGTCGCTTTTGGAATCTACAAGAATTTTACTGCGATTGACATGCATACGGTGCATGAGAGGAAAGTAGAAAAAGAAAAACTAGTGGACACAAACGGGATAGAAAACTTTGTTCGAAACTTTGCAGAAGCGTATTATACGTGGAGTGCCGGAGACAGCGGCGTAGGTGATCGTTCGGAAAAGGCAGGAAAGTTCTTGACAGAAGAACTTCAGACCTTGAATGCGGATGTGTTAGGACAAAAAGTTTCTACGTCTTCCAGTGTGAAAGACGTGGAAATTTGGTCTGTTTCGCCGTCCGAAAAGGACAATGAGTACAAAGTGATTTTCTCTTTAAAACAGGAGATCAAAGAGGGAAGTAAACAAAAGGAAGTATCTTCTGTATATCGTGTGGTCGTGCATGTAGATACAAGTGGAAATCTGGTCATTGTTCAAAATCCAACGATCAGCAGTGTGCCGGAGAAAAGCGGCTATCAGCCGGAAATTGCGGAGGTAGATGGATCAGTCGATTCCAAAACTTCACAAGAGGTAACAGATTTCCTTAAAACATTCTTCAAACTGTATCCACAAGCACAGGCAAAAGAACTCAGCTACTATGTCAAAGGGGATGTTTTAAAACCTGTGAATAAGGAAAGTTATTCCTTTATGGAACTTTTAAATCCGGTGATACAGAAAGACGGAGAGAAGATCAAAGTTTCTGTGGCGGTCAAATATCTGGATCAGGAGACAAAGGCAGTACAGATCAGTCAGTTTAACTTGAAGCTTCAAAAGGATGGGAACTGGATGATTGTAAGGTGAGGTTAAGATTCTCGCCGATAGAAGTAAACAATGACCACAAGCAAAAGAAATAGGAGATAGCCTCCTAGTAATGATGTTAGGAGGTGCTCCCACTTTTCTTTGTAATAAGTAGTTTTAAGAGAGATGAACAGGAAAGAAGCAGAAGTAAAATTGAAAATGAATTTTTTTAAAAAAGAAAGAAGATTCATGGAAAGGAACTCCTAAATGGACTTTATTTATTTTGTTTTAGGTTTTTTTTTGATGCCGGCTGTGTTATATGCACTTAATAAATGTTATGGACCGCAGAAATATCAGGTGCAAATTTATTTTGAACATTTTGAATCAGTAGAAGTTGTATTATCTTCTGAAAAGTTATACGAAAATTCTTATCCTAGTATAACAGAACTTCTGAAAAATGAAAATATGATCCATGGGGATTATTTCGTTTACAAAAAAGAAGAGGAATGGATTGAAATTCCTATGAGGGAGGTGACACAAATAAAAATGAAAAAAATAGGTGGAAAGGTAACAAAAGAAAGTGATTGTAGTTTCACAGAAAAAGCAAAGATACTATTTAGAAAAATTTGGACAAAGAAATAAGAAGATTTGTTTGAATTTTTTAAATCGTTGGATTTGTGTCGGAAAGTATCGAAGCATTATGAGGACTACACAAGTCATGAGTGAACTTTATGATGCTTTTGTTTCCGGGGAAATAGAATTTTATATGCCGGAGGAATGAAGGAATGAATATGGTTGAGGGAGATTTGATCGAATTTGCAAAAGAAGTTATGAAGATGCATCAAAAAGCACTTGGAGGTCGCTGGGAGGAAGGAGCGATTCACAGTGCTTTTTGTGATTCT
Coding sequences within:
- a CDS encoding antirestriction protein ArdA, translated to MRVCLKNKESKDETGTWFVMPTNVTAVEYILGKGSYVVVDTELPFFLEKGEYDLEELNRACEQIESISDFIPIEDIEEIRKKWFSNIFELLNHVDELEYYRCCRSMWDVAERMLETELSEARRKDIDLDAYATDLEAERDFLITETSVIERRK
- a CDS encoding conjugal transfer protein, yielding MKKVKSFTNIWSVEKVLYSINDFKLPFPVTFSQMAWFVAMFLFIIMLADVPPFSMIQNVLIKYICLPVGITWFMSQKAFDGKKPYRFIKSVFSYYLQPKVTYAGKAVKLKKETMNESITYVRSDLYVPD
- the tcpF gene encoding conjugal transfer ATPase TcpF — protein: MFPIKYIENNLIWNQSGEVYAYYEMIPYNYSFLSSEEKEQVHNRFRQLIAQQRSGNIHALQIATESSIRATQEKSKELVTSALSDVAMERIDAQTDALVEMIGDSQVAYRYFFGFKLVLDDQEMNLQNFKETFKETIRDFIGEVNRKVMGDFLSMSDKEIRRYSKAEKLLENKIGRRFQFRKVTKNDIGYILDHLYGQVSVPYEEYEYSLPKEKLKGETLVKRYDLLRPSRCLIEEKQRSMKIVGEKQETYVSCFTISNIVGELEFPGSEIFYYQQQQFNFPVDTSMNIEVIENRKALTKVRNKKKELKDLDDHAYQNDSESSETVVEALEDVTELETDLNQTKDSMYKISYVIRVCADSEDELKMRCDEIRDFYDDLEIKLVRPFGDMRGLFEEFIPASKRFEDDYIQYVTSDFIASLGFGATQQLGEDHGIYIGYNVDTGKNVYIQPALAAQGVKGSVTNALAMAFLGSLGGGKSLSANMIMYYAALFGAKVLILDPKSERGGWIENLPEIRDQLNIVNLTSEQKNRGLLDPYIIYEDREEAKNLVVDILTYLTGISNKDPEKFPILMSAIREVTDSERPGLLSVIDVLKKQGTREASLIATHIESFADCALGILLFSSGKVEGSISLDKQLNVLQVADLILPEPDKEADSYTITEVLSIAMMIVIASFALNFIQEDRSVFKAVGLDEAWSFLQVTQGKALSNKLVRAGRAMNAGVYFITQNVDDLLDEKMKNNIGIKFAFRSTDLTEIKKTLEFFGLDPEDKGNQERLRNLENGQALMQDLYGHIGVIQFHPVFADLFHAFDTRPPVEKGA
- a CDS encoding CD3337/EF1877 family mobilome membrane protein, with amino-acid sequence MKKKKVLKILGIIIAVAIGIVIALACLGNVAQAAGLVDSTIDKNHAYSRYGLDNYQLDFYVDTGWDWLPWNWGDGIGKSVMYGVYMITNFIWRLSLYISNATGYLVSEAFKLDFITKMAETVGKNIQTLAGVTKKGISTDGFYAGFLLFFIVIVGAYVIYTGLLKRETTKAVHAVVNFVVVFLVSASFIAYAPDLIKKVNGFSTDISSAALSLGTKITIPDSSVKGTDSVDLIRDNLFSIQVRQPWLILQYGSTDVKKLGKDRVKELESTSPNKNDGEDREKVVKKEIEEKKNNNLTTTQVGNRLGTVVFLFLFNIGVSFFVALFAGMMILSQVLFIIFAMFLPISALLSMIPGYEGTVRRGVEKLFNTIMSRAGITLIITVAFSISTMFYSVSKSYPFFMTAFLQVLTYAGIYTKLPDILGMFKLENDGQQTGGRIFRKPQMFLRRQTRRMERRLRNVVTAGAAGAVGGAVGASLSRQETGGKRDNVGARTGQKIGAVLDTPQKVVDKAKMAGEKIKSVPTQAKYAVYSNVENLKEGIKEEPKERKEKREEKLQNHRKTVGEKRREMEQKKQNRKEEPQREQVHKRPVTSSEQMQSKNRNRGNVPVGEKNSSQDSVMKNEQRRQNVSNDTSTGRGTSFVEKERSRERASGNFASKELNKERSSINTGHQDKTSQPMPRRQNRGRNKQ
- a CDS encoding lysozyme family protein, which translates into the protein MKKLGKVAGATLPFFALVLFMCVLVADDDDDSGSSSNFGAIGISQEVEARRPMVQKYCDKYKISEYCDLALALMMAESGGREPDPMQAAEGAYGLYCLVTKNKSGGHVQGPNGIPTGHAECSINAGVQELRDALKKADVDSPTDIDHIKVAIQGYNYGMDRWIAWIKKHGGIYTLALSEQYSRECMPAGAKGTPNHAEKVMRYYSTSTGDSSAEVGTLEGNCGLKVVYYNQGDAAWWKLPYGTGTIKSGGCGPTSMAICISTLTGKKVNPRQTCAWSEKHGYCQGNATMHAIVPALSKEYHLKCKAVKKNKKQVINALKTGKLVVALMGPGHFTNNGHFIVLTGIKDGKITVADCGSRKRTQQTWSLDLIASEAKSDASAGGPFWIISK
- a CDS encoding conjugal transfer protein, translated to MKGIKKQKKEKKQKPEKVRVMKVGVHRKSVIFLWILLICSVAFGIYKNFTAIDMHTVHERKVEKEKLVDTNGIENFVRNFAEAYYTWSAGDSGVGDRSEKAGKFLTEELQTLNADVLGQKVSTSSSVKDVEIWSVSPSEKDNEYKVIFSLKQEIKEGSKQKEVSSVYRVVVHVDTSGNLVIVQNPTISSVPEKSGYQPEIAEVDGSVDSKTSQEVTDFLKTFFKLYPQAQAKELSYYVKGDVLKPVNKESYSFMELLNPVIQKDGEKIKVSVAVKYLDQETKAVQISQFNLKLQKDGNWMIVR